The following coding sequences lie in one Sphingobium sp. KCTC 72723 genomic window:
- the metC gene encoding cystathionine beta-lyase: MSESESGKDERRPLTKLAQAGRKPEWTGMPGQPGAIVSPPVWRASTILYDDVAHLRRAAGSSTHERLFYGRKGTPTAWSLADALTEMEPGAEGTMLFPSGVAAIACALMAVLKPGDTLLMVDSAYDPTRNFCEHILRPYGIETIYYDPRDTVHLAVHLSDEKVRAIFLESPGSLTFEVQDVPAITAMARDRGVVTLLDNTWATPLFFPALSHGVDISILACTKYIVGHSDVMMGSVTATPDWFGKLRQTAYLFGQMVSPDDAWLAARGLRTLGVRLKQHQDSALAIAHWLKDRPEVARVLHPALPDCPGHDLWRRDFSGSTGLFSFVLNGGDDAARAALIDGLAHFGIGYSWGGFESLALPIDPARYRSATNWEAEGPAIRLHIGLEDTDDLIADLDAGLARFAQVRG, encoded by the coding sequence ATGAGCGAGAGCGAGTCCGGCAAGGATGAGCGCAGGCCGCTGACGAAGCTGGCGCAGGCCGGGCGCAAGCCGGAATGGACGGGGATGCCCGGCCAGCCCGGCGCGATCGTCAGCCCCCCGGTCTGGCGCGCGTCCACCATCCTCTACGACGATGTCGCCCATCTGCGCCGCGCGGCGGGCAGCAGCACCCACGAACGGCTGTTCTACGGGCGCAAGGGGACACCGACGGCATGGTCCCTGGCCGACGCGCTCACCGAAATGGAGCCGGGCGCGGAAGGGACGATGCTGTTCCCGTCGGGCGTCGCGGCCATCGCCTGCGCGCTGATGGCGGTGCTGAAACCGGGCGACACGCTGCTGATGGTCGACAGCGCATATGACCCGACCCGCAATTTTTGCGAGCATATCCTGCGTCCTTACGGTATCGAAACAATCTATTACGATCCGCGCGACACTGTCCATCTCGCTGTCCATCTTAGCGATGAAAAAGTGCGCGCGATTTTCCTCGAAAGCCCCGGCAGCCTGACGTTCGAGGTGCAGGACGTTCCCGCCATCACCGCCATGGCGCGCGATCGTGGCGTCGTCACTCTGCTCGACAATACATGGGCGACACCGCTGTTTTTCCCGGCTTTGTCGCACGGCGTCGACATCAGCATATTGGCCTGCACCAAATATATCGTCGGCCATAGCGACGTGATGATGGGCAGCGTCACGGCCACCCCCGACTGGTTCGGCAAGCTGCGCCAGACCGCCTATCTATTCGGCCAGATGGTCAGCCCCGACGATGCCTGGCTTGCCGCGCGCGGGCTGCGCACGTTGGGCGTGCGCCTGAAACAGCATCAGGACAGCGCGCTTGCCATTGCCCATTGGCTCAAGGATCGCCCCGAAGTCGCGCGCGTCCTCCACCCCGCTTTGCCCGACTGCCCCGGCCATGACCTGTGGCGGCGCGACTTTAGCGGATCGACCGGCTTGTTCAGCTTCGTCCTGAACGGCGGCGATGATGCGGCGCGCGCGGCGCTGATCGACGGTCTGGCCCATTTCGGCATTGGCTATAGCTGGGGCGGGTTCGAAAGCCTTGCCCTGCCCATCGACCCGGCCCGCTACCGCAGCGCGACGAATTGGGAAGCGGAAGGTCCGGCCATCCGTCTGCATATCGGGCTGGAGGATACAGACGACCTGATCGCCGATCTGGACGCGGGGCTGGCCCGCTTCGCCCAAGTGCGCGGTTGA
- a CDS encoding mechanosensitive ion channel family protein: protein MPGFATLLARVPDEGGIVHPLLALALALLLHLAAAGLARFAAPRLAVHAHVLGEGFAQRLRAMLRYAISALLIGIATAFWPHESVGHLILGIGLGLSIALLAALALRALAIPRWAVLPLALLLFLSIVSGTSGGLAPVGAMLDTVGISLGKRRVTVLGILSIAATCVALFALVRLANRLIGRSIGRADGFDPTQKLLAQKLAAIVVIVAAFFIGVDLLGIDLTAFAVFSGALGLAVGFGLQKTFGNLIAGIILLMDRSIKPGDVIVVGDSFGWVNKIGVRAVSVITRDGKEHLIPNENLMTQEVENWSYSDRNVRVRIPVGVGYDSDLTLAQDLMRQAALDCKRVLREPEPNVWLTGFGESRIEHDILVWISDPEGGVGNVKSDVLNRLWHLFKDAGITIPYPQRVVHAAPVAMVSPPTPDLSATP, encoded by the coding sequence ATGCCCGGTTTTGCTACCCTGCTGGCCCGCGTGCCTGATGAAGGCGGCATCGTCCATCCGCTGCTCGCGCTCGCGCTCGCGCTGCTGCTTCATCTTGCCGCCGCAGGCCTTGCCCGCTTCGCTGCCCCGCGTTTGGCCGTCCACGCCCATGTCCTGGGGGAAGGCTTTGCCCAGCGGCTCCGCGCCATGCTGCGCTATGCCATTTCCGCCCTGCTGATCGGCATCGCCACGGCCTTCTGGCCCCATGAATCGGTCGGCCACCTCATCCTTGGCATTGGTCTTGGCCTCTCCATAGCCTTGCTGGCGGCGCTGGCGTTGCGCGCTCTAGCCATTCCGCGCTGGGCCGTGCTGCCGCTGGCGCTGCTGCTGTTCCTCAGCATCGTGTCAGGGACCAGCGGCGGGCTGGCCCCGGTCGGTGCGATGCTCGACACGGTCGGCATCAGCCTGGGCAAGCGGCGCGTCACTGTGCTGGGCATATTGTCGATTGCGGCCACTTGTGTCGCGCTGTTCGCGCTGGTGCGCCTGGCCAACCGGCTGATCGGCCGTTCCATTGGGCGCGCAGACGGTTTCGACCCGACGCAAAAGCTGCTGGCGCAGAAACTGGCCGCCATCGTCGTGATCGTCGCGGCCTTCTTCATCGGCGTCGACCTGCTGGGCATCGACCTGACGGCCTTTGCCGTATTCTCCGGGGCGCTGGGTCTGGCCGTGGGTTTTGGCCTGCAAAAAACCTTTGGCAATCTGATCGCGGGCATCATCCTGCTGATGGACCGTTCGATCAAGCCGGGGGACGTGATCGTCGTGGGCGACAGTTTCGGCTGGGTGAACAAGATCGGCGTGCGCGCCGTCAGCGTCATCACCCGCGACGGCAAGGAACATCTGATCCCCAACGAAAATCTGATGACGCAGGAAGTGGAAAACTGGTCCTATTCCGACCGCAACGTCCGCGTGCGGATTCCCGTGGGCGTGGGCTATGACAGCGACCTGACGCTGGCGCAGGATCTGATGCGGCAGGCGGCGCTGGACTGCAAGCGGGTGCTGCGCGAACCCGAACCCAATGTCTGGCTGACCGGCTTTGGCGAAAGCCGGATCGAACATGATATATTGGTGTGGATCAGCGACCCGGAAGGCGGCGTGGGCAATGTGAAGTCGGACGTGCTGAACCGGCTGTGGCATTTGTTCAAGGATGCCGGGATCACCATCCCCTACCCCCAGCGCGTGGTTCATGCCGCGCCGGTGGCGATGGTGTCGCCGCCCACCCCCGACCTTTCGGCCACTCCATAG
- a CDS encoding sterol desaturase family protein — MSMLLPVLVFLVTLAAMEGFAYVMHRWVMHGPGWFLHASHHRPRLGFWEANDLYFVIFALPSIILLLGGVQWGWGSLATACGAGIAAYGAIYLGFHDIIVHQRVRNRYVARSPYMKRIVQAHRLHHVVETKEGTVSFGFLVAPRPEDLKRELARRNRAGVRAARPGRE; from the coding sequence ATGTCGATGCTGCTGCCCGTTCTGGTCTTTCTCGTCACGCTCGCGGCGATGGAGGGGTTCGCCTATGTCATGCACCGTTGGGTCATGCACGGCCCCGGCTGGTTCCTGCACGCCAGCCACCACCGCCCGCGGTTGGGCTTTTGGGAAGCCAACGATCTCTATTTCGTGATCTTTGCGCTGCCGTCCATCATCCTGCTGCTGGGCGGCGTGCAATGGGGCTGGGGCAGCCTGGCCACGGCCTGTGGCGCGGGGATCGCGGCCTATGGCGCGATCTATCTGGGCTTCCACGACATCATCGTGCATCAGCGGGTGAGGAACCGCTACGTCGCCCGATCCCCCTATATGAAGCGGATCGTGCAGGCGCACCGGCTGCACCATGTGGTCGAGACGAAGGAAGGCACGGTCAGCTTCGGCTTCCTCGTCGCACCGCGCCCGGAGGATCTGAAACGCGAACTGGCCCGCCGCAATCGCGCCGGGGTACGCGCGGCGCGCCCCGGACGCGAGTGA
- a CDS encoding dihydroorotase, whose protein sequence is MTQSYDLILKNGTVHTPGGAEQVDVGVRGGKIVAIGISLGDAGEVIDCTGLDVLPGCIDSQVHFREPGLEHKEDLESGSRSAVLGGITAVFEMPNTNPNTDTAERVHDKLARAHHRMWCDHAFYVGATADNAEQLRELERIPGTSGVKIFMGASTGSLLVDDDDALSRVLASGTRRVAIHAEDEARMNARKVHALAGDPSTHPVWRDDESAMIATKRIIALARKARRRIHILHITTPAELEYIAQNKDIATCEVTPQHLTLAGEDAYPRLGTYAQMNPPIRSAAHRDGLWHWLNQGVPDVLGSDHAPHTIEEKAKPYPSSPSGMPGVQTLVPLLLNHVAEGRLSLRRFIELTSSGPQRVFGLTGKGRIALGYDADFTVVDLKKRWTVGSDWLSSRCNWSPYEGDELTGKAIGTIIRGHRVMWEDALASAAIGEPVRFESTQFS, encoded by the coding sequence ATGACCCAGAGCTACGACCTGATCCTCAAAAACGGCACCGTCCATACGCCGGGCGGCGCGGAGCAAGTGGACGTAGGCGTGCGCGGCGGCAAAATCGTAGCGATCGGCATCAGCCTAGGCGATGCGGGCGAAGTGATCGACTGCACGGGGCTGGACGTGCTGCCCGGCTGCATCGACAGCCAGGTCCATTTCCGCGAACCGGGGCTGGAACATAAGGAAGACCTCGAATCGGGCAGCCGGTCCGCTGTGCTGGGCGGCATCACCGCCGTTTTCGAAATGCCCAACACCAATCCCAATACCGACACGGCGGAGCGGGTGCATGACAAGCTGGCCCGCGCCCATCATCGCATGTGGTGCGACCATGCTTTCTATGTCGGCGCGACGGCGGACAATGCCGAACAGTTGCGGGAACTGGAACGCATCCCCGGCACGTCGGGGGTCAAGATTTTCATGGGCGCGTCGACCGGCAGCCTGCTGGTGGACGATGACGACGCCCTGTCGCGCGTGCTGGCCAGCGGCACTCGCCGCGTCGCCATCCATGCCGAGGATGAGGCGCGGATGAACGCGCGCAAGGTCCATGCGCTGGCGGGCGACCCGTCGACGCACCCGGTCTGGCGCGACGATGAAAGCGCGATGATCGCCACCAAACGCATCATCGCACTGGCCCGCAAGGCGCGCCGCCGCATCCACATATTGCACATCACCACGCCCGCCGAGCTGGAATATATCGCGCAGAACAAGGACATCGCCACCTGCGAAGTCACGCCCCAGCATCTGACGCTGGCGGGGGAGGACGCCTATCCGCGCCTTGGCACCTATGCGCAGATGAACCCGCCGATCCGCAGTGCGGCGCATCGCGACGGCCTGTGGCACTGGCTCAATCAGGGCGTCCCCGACGTGCTGGGCAGCGACCATGCCCCCCACACGATCGAGGAAAAGGCCAAGCCCTATCCTTCCAGCCCCAGCGGTATGCCCGGCGTGCAGACTTTGGTGCCGTTGCTGCTCAACCATGTGGCGGAAGGGCGGCTGTCGCTGCGTCGCTTCATCGAACTGACCTCATCGGGTCCGCAGCGTGTGTTCGGCCTGACCGGCAAGGGCCGCATCGCGCTGGGCTATGACGCCGACTTCACCGTGGTGGATTTGAAGAAGCGCTGGACCGTGGGCAGCGACTGGCTGTCGTCGCGCTGCAACTGGTCGCCCTATGAGGGGGATGAACTGACCGGCAAGGCGATCGGCACCATCATTCGCGGCCATCGCGTGATGTGGGAAGATGCGCTGGCCAGCGCCGCCATCGGCGAGCCGGTGCGGTTTGAATCGACGCAGTTTTCCTGA
- a CDS encoding YgfZ/GcvT domain-containing protein — protein sequence MTGTTLTDRAILRISGEEARPFLQGLLTRDVLTLKTGEARWTGLLTPQGKALFDFILWGDDDAVLIDCEAAQSGALARRLTLYRLRRKVVVARDESLAVHWVPDAADKPTDPRLPALGHRWIAAPDGGDAAAAFRAHRLALGVFEGAAELGQDQTLWLETNAGELAGVDYDKGCYVGQENTARMHYRAKVNRRLVAVPLAQADEKRQRAAWPDMDLSIELRRVETLDPATLPGWLAAAVAAQATAE from the coding sequence ATGACCGGCACCACCCTAACCGACCGCGCGATCCTGAGAATTTCAGGGGAAGAAGCGCGCCCCTTCCTGCAAGGCTTGCTGACTCGCGATGTTTTGACGCTCAAAACAGGGGAGGCGCGCTGGACCGGGCTGCTGACGCCGCAGGGCAAGGCGCTGTTCGATTTCATCCTGTGGGGTGATGACGACGCCGTGCTGATCGATTGCGAAGCGGCGCAGTCGGGAGCGCTGGCGCGGCGGCTGACCCTCTATCGGTTGCGGCGCAAGGTCGTGGTTGCGCGCGACGAGTCGCTGGCGGTGCATTGGGTGCCAGATGCAGCGGACAAGCCGACCGATCCGCGCCTGCCTGCGCTCGGCCATCGCTGGATCGCGGCCCCGGATGGTGGCGACGCGGCGGCGGCGTTTCGCGCGCATCGGCTGGCGCTGGGCGTGTTCGAGGGGGCGGCGGAGTTGGGGCAGGACCAGACATTGTGGTTGGAAACCAATGCCGGGGAACTGGCCGGGGTCGATTATGACAAGGGCTGCTATGTCGGGCAGGAAAATACCGCGCGGATGCATTATCGCGCCAAGGTGAACCGGCGGCTGGTCGCGGTGCCGCTGGCCCAGGCGGACGAAAAGCGCCAGCGGGCGGCATGGCCGGACATGGACCTGTCGATCGAATTGCGGCGTGTCGAAACGCTCGACCCCGCTACCCTGCCCGGCTGGCTGGCGGCGGCCGTCGCGGCGCAGGCGACGGCGGAATGA
- a CDS encoding glutaminyl-peptide cyclotransferase, with product MRRLWIALLGLTLATPALADTPWKLIATYPHDATAFTEGLFVHDGALYESTGLEGQSEIRKVRLKDGKVIQRRVLEPRYFGEGIVNWGDRIISLTWRHGQGFVWNLRAFSPVGRFRYDGEGWGMTQDGRSLIMSDGTAQLRFLDPVKLTEQRRITVTWNGRAVERLNELEYVRGEIWANIWYETKIARIDPATGAVIDWIDIGALRKAAGVRDTEAVANGIAYDAAKDRIFVTGKNWPKLFEIRVGK from the coding sequence ATGAGGCGGCTCTGGATTGCGCTGCTGGGCCTGACGCTCGCCACGCCGGCGCTGGCCGATACGCCATGGAAGCTGATCGCCACCTACCCCCATGACGCGACTGCCTTTACCGAGGGGCTGTTCGTGCATGATGGCGCGCTCTACGAAAGCACGGGGCTGGAGGGGCAATCGGAGATACGCAAGGTGCGGCTGAAGGATGGCAAGGTGATCCAGCGGCGCGTGCTGGAACCGCGCTATTTTGGCGAGGGGATCGTCAACTGGGGAGACCGGATCATCAGCCTGACCTGGCGGCATGGTCAGGGCTTCGTCTGGAACCTCAGGGCTTTTTCGCCGGTCGGCCGCTTTCGCTACGATGGCGAAGGCTGGGGCATGACGCAGGATGGCCGTAGCCTGATCATGAGCGATGGGACGGCGCAATTGCGCTTCCTCGATCCAGTGAAGCTGACCGAACAACGCCGCATCACCGTGACATGGAACGGGCGCGCGGTGGAACGGCTCAATGAACTGGAATATGTGCGCGGCGAGATATGGGCCAATATCTGGTACGAAACCAAGATCGCGCGGATCGACCCGGCCACCGGCGCGGTGATCGACTGGATCGACATCGGCGCGCTGCGCAAGGCGGCGGGGGTCCGTGATACGGAGGCGGTGGCGAACGGCATCGCTTATGACGCGGCAAAGGACCGGATCTTCGTGACGGGCAAGAATTGGCCCAAGCTGTTCGAGATACGGGTGGGGAAGTGA
- a CDS encoding class I SAM-dependent methyltransferase — MQLQTLIGEPWADYGLIDSGNGRKLEHYGRYRFIRPEPQAMWAPAADDWKADGEFVPGSDDEGGGRWYYDTPVPADGWPLKWNEVTFQSSCTPFRHLGFFPDMAPVWDWMRERTADKPDAEVMNLFGYTGVGTLAMSASGARMVHVDASKKSVAQARANADLSGMADRPVRWIVEDAAKFVAREVRRNRRYDGILLDPPKYGRGPDGEIWRLEEDLPALIANCRQLLDADSRFLFLTVYAVRMSALAIGELLRQAFADLPGEVEVGELAVREEARGLLLPTAIWARWKR, encoded by the coding sequence GTGCAGTTGCAAACCCTCATCGGCGAACCCTGGGCCGATTATGGCCTGATCGATTCGGGTAACGGGCGCAAGCTGGAGCACTATGGCCGCTACCGCTTCATTCGCCCCGAACCGCAGGCGATGTGGGCGCCCGCGGCCGACGATTGGAAAGCGGATGGCGAATTCGTCCCCGGATCGGACGATGAAGGCGGCGGTCGCTGGTATTATGACACGCCCGTCCCGGCCGATGGCTGGCCGCTCAAATGGAACGAAGTGACGTTCCAGTCGAGCTGCACCCCCTTCCGCCATCTGGGATTTTTCCCGGACATGGCCCCGGTATGGGACTGGATGCGGGAACGCACCGCCGACAAGCCAGACGCCGAAGTCATGAACCTGTTCGGCTATACCGGCGTCGGCACGCTCGCCATGTCGGCCAGCGGCGCGCGCATGGTCCATGTCGATGCGTCGAAGAAATCGGTGGCGCAGGCGCGCGCCAATGCCGACCTGTCGGGCATGGCCGACCGGCCCGTCCGCTGGATCGTCGAGGATGCCGCCAAGTTCGTCGCCCGCGAAGTGCGCCGCAATCGCCGCTATGACGGCATATTGCTCGACCCGCCCAAATATGGGCGCGGTCCCGATGGCGAAATCTGGCGTCTGGAGGAAGACCTCCCCGCACTCATCGCCAATTGCCGTCAGCTGCTCGACGCCGACAGCCGCTTCCTGTTCCTGACCGTCTATGCCGTGCGCATGTCGGCGCTGGCGATCGGCGAATTGTTGCGTCAGGCGTTCGCGGATTTGCCCGGCGAAGTCGAAGTGGGCGAACTGGCGGTGCGGGAAGAAGCGCGCGGGCTGTTATTGCCCACGGCCATCTGGGCGCGGTGGAAGCGCTAA
- the thrC gene encoding threonine synthase, translated as MQYQSTRGSAPSLGFEDVTLAGLASDGGLYVPESWPQFSAEEIAALAGLSYVETAVRVMTPFVAGSLTPDELRELCVAAYGRFSHQAVTPLVQMDNQHWMLELFHGPTLAFKDVALQLLGQLFERFLSRRDDHLTIVGATSGDTGSAAIDAVAGREKIDIFMLHPEGKVSDVQRRQMTTVRAPNVYNIAIEGSFDDAQAMVKRMFNDADFKRRFNLSAVNSINWARLMAQVVYYFYAAVRLGAPERPIAFAVPTGNFGDVFAGYVAAKMGLPVAKLIVATNVNDILHRALSDGDYSQGQVVPTATPSMDIQVSSNFERLLFDAGGRDGLALAAQMGGFESSRAMRLTNAQREGASHLFTSARIDADGMTMAMRWAYDGAGQIIDPHTAIGLAAARAADLDPSIPVVTLATAHAAKFRDAVERATGTRPPLPARVGDLFAREEHYVKLPGTFEAVTAYVAERATPRG; from the coding sequence ATGCAATATCAAAGCACCAGGGGGAGCGCGCCGTCGCTCGGTTTCGAGGATGTGACGCTGGCAGGGCTGGCGTCCGATGGCGGGCTATATGTGCCGGAAAGCTGGCCGCAATTTTCCGCCGAGGAAATAGCCGCGCTGGCGGGCCTGTCCTATGTCGAAACGGCGGTCCGGGTCATGACCCCCTTCGTCGCGGGATCGCTGACGCCCGACGAACTGCGTGAATTATGCGTGGCCGCCTATGGCCGCTTCAGTCATCAGGCCGTGACTCCGCTGGTCCAGATGGACAATCAGCACTGGATGCTGGAACTGTTCCATGGTCCCACGCTGGCGTTCAAGGATGTGGCGCTGCAATTGCTGGGACAATTGTTCGAACGTTTCCTGTCGCGCCGCGACGATCATCTGACCATTGTCGGCGCGACATCGGGCGATACCGGATCGGCGGCGATCGACGCAGTGGCAGGGCGGGAGAAGATCGACATCTTCATGCTGCATCCCGAAGGCAAGGTGTCGGACGTGCAGCGGCGGCAGATGACCACCGTGCGCGCGCCCAACGTCTATAATATCGCGATCGAGGGCAGCTTCGACGATGCGCAGGCGATGGTGAAGCGCATGTTCAACGACGCGGATTTCAAGCGCCGGTTCAACCTGTCCGCCGTCAATTCGATCAACTGGGCGCGGCTGATGGCGCAGGTGGTCTATTATTTCTACGCCGCCGTGCGCCTGGGCGCGCCCGAACGGCCCATCGCCTTTGCGGTCCCGACCGGCAATTTCGGGGACGTGTTCGCCGGCTATGTCGCCGCGAAAATGGGCCTGCCGGTTGCAAAGCTGATCGTCGCCACCAACGTCAACGACATCCTGCACCGTGCCTTGTCCGATGGCGATTATAGCCAGGGGCAGGTGGTGCCGACTGCCACCCCCAGCATGGACATTCAGGTCAGCTCCAATTTCGAGCGGTTGTTGTTCGACGCGGGCGGGCGCGACGGGCTGGCGCTGGCCGCGCAGATGGGCGGTTTCGAATCCAGCCGGGCGATGCGCCTGACCAATGCGCAACGCGAAGGCGCAAGCCATCTGTTCACCTCCGCCCGGATCGACGCCGATGGCATGACCATGGCGATGCGCTGGGCCTATGATGGCGCGGGGCAGATCATCGATCCGCACACTGCCATTGGCCTGGCCGCCGCGCGCGCGGCCGATCTGGACCCTTCCATCCCCGTCGTCACGCTGGCGACGGCCCATGCCGCCAAGTTCCGCGACGCCGTGGAACGGGCGACCGGCACCCGGCCGCCGCTGCCCGCGCGCGTGGGCGACCTGTTTGCGCGTGAGGAACATTATGTCAAACTGCCCGGCACGTTCGAGGCGGTGACTGCCTATGTCGCCGAACGCGCGACGCCGCGCGGCTGA
- a CDS encoding SURF1 family protein gives MNKARIPFIPTIIVALAVLVMIGLGFWQFQRRDEKAQALALAASNPGKPPVAFPKLPPVTADILFRPSSLHCLRVVGWQVEAGRAADGSTGYRHIAQCNTGAEGPGALVAVGVTQRPDAKPNWTGGQVTGWISQEPDHRALISRIGGKAMPLRPMLIARAAPAGLKPSAPPSAADVPNNHLAYAVQWFFFAGVAIIIYILALRRRNAPKAP, from the coding sequence ATGAACAAGGCGCGCATCCCCTTCATCCCGACCATCATCGTCGCCCTTGCCGTGCTGGTGATGATCGGGCTTGGTTTCTGGCAGTTCCAGCGCCGCGATGAAAAGGCGCAGGCGCTTGCGCTGGCCGCCAGCAATCCCGGCAAACCACCCGTCGCTTTCCCCAAATTGCCGCCGGTTACTGCCGACATATTGTTTCGCCCTTCCTCGCTCCATTGCCTGCGTGTCGTGGGCTGGCAGGTGGAGGCAGGCCGCGCCGCTGATGGATCGACCGGCTATCGCCATATCGCCCAATGCAACACCGGCGCAGAAGGGCCGGGTGCATTGGTCGCGGTCGGCGTGACCCAGCGACCGGACGCGAAGCCGAACTGGACCGGCGGGCAGGTCACAGGCTGGATCAGCCAGGAGCCGGACCACCGCGCCCTCATATCCCGCATCGGCGGCAAGGCCATGCCGCTGCGCCCGATGCTCATTGCCCGCGCCGCGCCCGCAGGCCTGAAACCCAGCGCACCGCCCAGCGCCGCTGACGTGCCAAACAACCATCTGGCCTATGCCGTGCAATGGTTCTTCTTCGCGGGGGTGGCGATCATCATCTATATTCTGGCCCTGCGCCGCCGGAACGCGCCCAAAGCCCCGTAA
- a CDS encoding DUF983 domain-containing protein: MTSPPDTARPAAPLLLDAAKGACPRCGVGGMFDGPVRFARTCPGCALDYEQFNVGDGPAAFLTLIVGAVMVALALTLELKAHPPLWLHILLWTPLTTLAVVASLRVAKGALLILEYRNRAREGRIASKGLDA, from the coding sequence ATGACCAGCCCCCCAGATACTGCCCGCCCGGCCGCGCCGTTGCTGCTCGATGCCGCAAAGGGTGCCTGCCCGCGTTGCGGCGTGGGCGGCATGTTCGACGGGCCGGTCCGATTCGCGCGCACCTGCCCCGGCTGCGCGCTCGATTATGAGCAGTTCAACGTCGGCGACGGTCCCGCCGCTTTCCTGACGCTGATCGTCGGCGCGGTGATGGTCGCGCTGGCCCTGACGCTGGAGCTGAAGGCGCATCCGCCGCTCTGGCTGCATATCCTGCTATGGACCCCGCTCACCACGCTTGCGGTCGTCGCCAGCCTGCGCGTGGCCAAGGGCGCGCTGCTGATCCTGGAATATCGCAACCGCGCACGCGAAGGGCGTATCGCAAGCAAAGGCCTGGACGCATGA
- a CDS encoding cytochrome c oxidase subunit 3 codes for MAGAKNHDYHILPPSIWPLFGSMSVLIMAFGGIMWMHPDALPAGGGWVFLLGLAGVLFTFYSWWAHVVAEAHAGDHTPVVQLHLRYGMILFIASEVMFFVGWFWAFFDFSLFPSALPPIDGLFPSKGVEVMNAFELPLLNTLILLCSGTTITWSHHALIHGDRDGMIKGLWCTIILGAIFSCVQAYEYAHAPFPFGGTPYSSAFYMATGFHGFHVLVGTIFLIVNLIRAYKGHFTPRQHFGFEAAAWYWHFVDVVWLFLFVAIYVWGGWGAATHG; via the coding sequence ATGGCAGGCGCCAAGAACCACGATTATCACATTCTCCCGCCCAGCATCTGGCCGTTGTTCGGTTCGATGTCGGTGCTGATCATGGCGTTTGGCGGCATCATGTGGATGCACCCCGACGCGCTGCCTGCGGGCGGTGGCTGGGTATTCCTGCTCGGCCTCGCTGGCGTGCTGTTCACTTTCTACAGCTGGTGGGCGCATGTCGTGGCCGAAGCCCATGCGGGCGACCATACCCCCGTGGTGCAACTCCATCTGCGCTACGGCATGATCCTGTTCATTGCGTCGGAAGTCATGTTCTTCGTCGGCTGGTTCTGGGCCTTTTTCGACTTCTCGCTGTTCCCCAGCGCGCTGCCCCCCATTGATGGCCTGTTCCCGTCAAAGGGCGTGGAAGTCATGAATGCGTTCGAGCTTCCCTTGCTCAACACGCTGATCCTGCTCTGCTCCGGCACCACCATCACCTGGTCGCACCATGCGCTGATCCATGGCGACCGTGACGGCATGATCAAGGGTCTGTGGTGCACCATCATTCTGGGCGCGATCTTCTCCTGCGTGCAGGCTTATGAATATGCCCACGCCCCGTTCCCGTTCGGCGGCACCCCCTACAGTTCGGCCTTCTACATGGCGACCGGCTTCCACGGGTTCCACGTTCTGGTCGGCACGATCTTCCTGATCGTCAACCTGATCCGCGCCTATAAGGGCCACTTCACCCCGCGCCAGCATTTCGGTTTCGAAGCGGCCGCCTGGTATTGGCATTTCGTCGACGTGGTGTGGTTGTTCCTGTTCGTCGCCATCTATGTCTGGGGTGGCTGGGGCGCAGCGACCCACGGTTGA
- a CDS encoding cytochrome c oxidase assembly protein, which produces MATLPPSPFDRDRRNRRTLVAMAGVGLSMLALGFASVPLYRIFCEQTGFGGTTMRAAANVQVREATGHTMSIRFDSNVQPGMPWQFYPEHRTDTVTVGRKDMAIFIAKNMSDKPVTGTASFNVTPSQAGAYFTKIQCFCFTEQTLQPGQEVRMPVLYFVDPKILEDPDNKDTQQITLSYTFYPVEPGKKAS; this is translated from the coding sequence ATGGCGACATTGCCCCCTTCGCCCTTCGACCGGGACCGGCGCAACCGCCGCACGCTCGTTGCGATGGCGGGCGTGGGCCTGTCGATGCTGGCGCTCGGCTTCGCGTCGGTGCCGCTCTATCGCATCTTTTGCGAACAGACCGGCTTTGGCGGCACGACCATGCGCGCAGCAGCGAATGTGCAGGTGCGCGAAGCGACTGGCCATACCATGTCGATCCGCTTCGATTCCAATGTCCAGCCGGGGATGCCGTGGCAATTCTATCCCGAACATCGGACCGATACCGTCACCGTCGGGCGCAAGGACATGGCGATCTTCATTGCCAAGAACATGTCGGACAAGCCCGTGACCGGCACCGCCAGTTTCAACGTCACGCCGTCTCAGGCGGGCGCCTATTTCACCAAGATCCAGTGTTTCTGCTTTACCGAGCAGACCTTGCAACCGGGGCAGGAGGTGCGGATGCCCGTCCTCTACTTCGTCGATCCCAAGATCCTCGAAGATCCCGATAACAAGGACACGCAACAGATTACCTTGAGCTACACATTCTACCCGGTTGAGCCGGGCAAGAAGGCAAGCTAA